A single window of uncultured Methanospirillum sp. DNA harbors:
- a CDS encoding methanogenesis marker 3 protein → MATVMLDGNRTEISPGTTLGDLLPGHDASLSVAIIKPGISSHAETRQYLLKTTAGEIVVEIAGEETVSLPSLPSGLEVRWQDRQTVSFGPFSAGFSPARRPARYERGDLILGCGGYDPSRSVLVFSRKTHSADHGAAADGGRLGQVVSGRGVVDRLGQGDKILSIEPVISFSESVDALTTTDLGLEVTDGMQIITHIRVEVQGYDSTTGKYSNQAASSVELLLLALRSGRFTSSQRMSTHIRCDTLAGTTVPYEAGSSRREGAVMLRTSGKKQGSVYIYTEDLPRSLAHTRTGQVVHGIEIAKIAKEGESFEIRVTPDKFDLVGIRLDQAISFAAGRGVTLTPDREGPDRIIISQEPATTLDVLAGGKVAVKTVPGSQVIDIVLDDLHAPETCRIFREITGLKFHDVGRLPLFFAFDDVYLFETRIPKTINIKPENTPEDEVTAGAFAMTNESRKGAGMVGVRTSENSEFGPTSEPFSGTNVMGRVVDLQKLSSLKEGDMVYFREVHE, encoded by the coding sequence ATGGCAACAGTCATGCTTGATGGAAACCGGACGGAGATCTCACCCGGCACAACTCTCGGTGACCTGTTGCCAGGGCATGATGCCTCCCTGAGCGTGGCGATCATCAAACCAGGCATCTCCAGCCATGCCGAGACGAGACAATACCTGCTAAAGACGACAGCAGGGGAGATCGTGGTTGAGATAGCGGGAGAAGAGACAGTATCCCTGCCATCTCTCCCTTCAGGTCTTGAAGTCAGGTGGCAGGATCGTCAGACAGTCAGTTTCGGTCCGTTCTCTGCCGGGTTCTCTCCGGCACGCAGACCGGCACGGTATGAGAGGGGAGATCTCATCCTCGGATGCGGAGGGTATGATCCTTCCCGCTCGGTACTGGTCTTCTCACGCAAGACTCATTCGGCAGATCACGGTGCCGCAGCGGACGGCGGTCGGCTCGGCCAGGTAGTATCAGGTCGCGGTGTTGTGGACCGGCTTGGCCAGGGTGATAAGATCCTCTCCATCGAGCCGGTGATCTCCTTCTCTGAGTCGGTGGATGCCCTCACGACGACTGATCTGGGCCTTGAGGTCACAGACGGGATGCAGATCATCACCCATATCAGAGTCGAGGTTCAGGGGTATGACAGCACAACCGGCAAGTACTCAAATCAGGCAGCCAGTAGCGTGGAACTTCTGCTCCTGGCACTCAGAAGCGGAAGGTTCACCAGCAGTCAGCGGATGAGCACTCACATCAGGTGTGACACCCTAGCGGGGACAACTGTCCCCTATGAGGCAGGGTCATCACGGCGTGAGGGAGCGGTTATGCTCAGAACATCAGGGAAGAAACAGGGCTCGGTGTACATTTACACAGAAGACCTGCCCCGGAGCCTTGCCCATACCCGGACCGGCCAGGTGGTTCACGGCATTGAGATCGCCAAGATAGCAAAAGAAGGAGAATCATTCGAGATCCGGGTTACTCCGGATAAGTTTGATCTTGTTGGCATCAGGCTTGATCAGGCGATCTCGTTTGCAGCCGGGAGGGGAGTTACACTCACACCAGACCGGGAAGGCCCGGACAGGATCATCATCTCCCAGGAGCCCGCGACAACCCTCGATGTTCTTGCAGGAGGAAAGGTCGCGGTGAAGACTGTTCCGGGATCCCAGGTGATAGATATCGTTCTCGATGACCTCCATGCACCCGAGACCTGCCGGATATTCAGGGAGATCACCGGCCTGAAATTCCACGATGTCGGGAGATTACCTCTCTTCTTTGCGTTTGATGACGTCTATCTCTTTGAGACCAGGATTCCGAAGACCATCAACATCAAACCTGAAAACACCCCTGAAGATGAGGTAACCGCCGGAGCGTTTGCAATGACCAACGAGTCAAGAAAAGGAGCAGGGATGGTCGGTGTCAGAACGAGTGAGAACAGCGAGTTCGGTCCCACTTCTGAACCGTTTTCAGGGACAAACGTGATGGGAAGAGTCGTAGATCTTCAGAAACTGAGCAGCCTCAAGGAGGGTGACATGGTCTACTTCAGGGAGGTGCACGAGTGA
- a CDS encoding methanogenesis marker 6 protein yields MKQKIPPLYQGTVTKYVFVESYKTTPDDLTSRAYEVSEKVMIKETCFGLQITGEESEVERAIAHIREVDPSHIFVKDRGFPPGDPRRCRANLGGARPGYFGHEFEMGVVKWISKGIEEVSSANPDSSTPAPSPSIPEETPFLDLQKLKQIIDAEVP; encoded by the coding sequence GTGAAACAGAAGATTCCCCCGCTCTACCAGGGTACGGTCACCAAGTATGTCTTTGTCGAGTCGTATAAGACCACACCCGATGACCTGACATCACGGGCATATGAAGTCAGTGAGAAGGTGATGATCAAGGAGACCTGTTTCGGGCTCCAGATCACAGGGGAAGAGTCTGAAGTGGAGCGGGCAATCGCTCACATCCGGGAGGTTGACCCATCCCACATTTTTGTGAAAGACCGCGGTTTTCCTCCCGGGGACCCACGGAGATGCCGTGCAAATCTTGGCGGCGCCAGACCTGGTTACTTTGGGCATGAGTTCGAGATGGGGGTGGTGAAGTGGATCTCCAAAGGGATCGAAGAGGTCAGTTCAGCAAATCCTGATTCATCAACTCCAGCCCCATCACCATCAATTCCTGAAGAGACACCGTTTTTGGATCTTCAAAAACTCAAGCAAATTATCGATGCCGAGGTGCCATAA
- a CDS encoding methanogenesis marker 5 protein, with product MAKVFIYPATSLILSDLVARFGHKPLGTALSIRERIQTAGLDSPPLQMTPDDAKKGLRWAAVEVPSGVRGRMSLFGPLIDEAEAAVIVKHADFAFGCMGCARTDELVEFLIKQKQVPILEVDYPSDEETGIAFVRNIKEFLQNLEVSHE from the coding sequence GTGGCAAAAGTGTTTATTTATCCTGCAACCAGCCTGATCCTCTCTGACCTCGTTGCCCGTTTCGGGCATAAACCACTCGGAACAGCCCTATCAATACGGGAGCGAATCCAGACCGCCGGACTTGACTCACCGCCACTTCAGATGACACCCGACGATGCAAAAAAAGGGCTCAGGTGGGCAGCAGTCGAGGTTCCATCCGGGGTAAGAGGACGAATGTCACTCTTTGGTCCCCTGATCGACGAGGCTGAGGCAGCAGTGATCGTCAAACATGCTGACTTTGCATTCGGCTGTATGGGATGTGCCAGGACAGATGAACTGGTGGAGTTTCTGATCAAACAGAAGCAGGTCCCAATCCTTGAGGTTGATTACCCATCAGACGAGGAGACTGGTATCGCTTTTGTCAGAAATATCAAGGAGTTTTTGCAGAACCTGGAGGTGTCCCATGAGTGA
- a CDS encoding methanogenesis marker 15 protein, producing MSEDLVRIAQLSCGPEYSGVQKEIYTAAEAVGAEVFFPDLSLKDIRRNFRDFGLDVRSGDLKLAIARAVALVEGSVEADAVFIASCFRCAEAAIVRNELRRYIHEHSSLPVVSYSFTERTTSGTLLTRMEALTTIARRRALLARERQVGLTMGVDSGSSTTKAVIMQDNEIIGTGWRPTTEVLGSADEVMTLAFEEAGVKREDLDAIGTTGYGRFLIGERIGADLIQEELTVNSKGAVFLADCQHGPSTVIDIGGMDNKAISVNNGIPGTFTMGGICAGASGRFLEMTAKRLGVDITELGPLAMAGMGGDVPMNSYCIVFGTQSLVNALAEGHSKENVAAAACHSVAEQVFEQQLQEIDIKEPVIMVGGTSLIQGLVRAMGELLQTEIVVPHHSQYIGSVGAALLSSGFVEKN from the coding sequence ATGAGTGAAGATCTGGTCAGGATAGCCCAGCTCTCGTGCGGGCCTGAATACAGCGGGGTGCAGAAGGAGATCTATACCGCAGCAGAGGCTGTTGGTGCAGAGGTCTTCTTCCCTGATCTCTCCCTGAAAGATATCAGGCGGAACTTCAGGGACTTCGGGCTTGATGTCCGCTCAGGTGATCTGAAACTTGCCATCGCCCGTGCAGTTGCGCTGGTTGAAGGATCGGTCGAGGCCGATGCCGTCTTTATTGCATCCTGCTTCAGGTGTGCAGAGGCTGCTATCGTCAGGAACGAACTCAGACGCTACATCCATGAGCACTCCTCACTCCCGGTTGTCAGTTACTCGTTCACCGAAAGGACGACCTCGGGAACCCTGCTCACCAGAATGGAAGCCTTGACAACGATCGCCAGGCGTCGTGCCCTTCTCGCACGGGAACGCCAGGTCGGCCTCACGATGGGGGTCGACTCAGGTTCCTCGACAACCAAGGCGGTGATCATGCAGGATAACGAGATCATCGGCACCGGTTGGCGTCCGACAACCGAGGTGCTGGGAAGTGCAGATGAGGTCATGACACTTGCATTCGAGGAGGCCGGTGTCAAGCGTGAAGATCTCGACGCCATCGGCACAACCGGGTATGGCAGGTTCCTTATCGGCGAGCGGATCGGTGCCGACCTCATCCAGGAGGAACTGACCGTGAACTCAAAGGGTGCGGTCTTCCTTGCAGACTGCCAGCATGGCCCCTCAACCGTGATCGATATCGGCGGCATGGACAACAAGGCGATATCGGTGAACAATGGCATACCCGGGACCTTCACGATGGGAGGAATCTGCGCCGGTGCAAGTGGGAGATTCCTGGAGATGACTGCCAAACGGCTCGGCGTTGATATCACCGAACTCGGCCCTCTTGCAATGGCAGGGATGGGAGGTGACGTGCCGATGAACAGTTACTGTATCGTCTTCGGGACACAGAGCCTGGTCAATGCCCTCGCAGAAGGCCACAGCAAGGAGAATGTAGCAGCCGCTGCATGCCATAGCGTTGCCGAGCAGGTCTTTGAGCAGCAGCTCCAGGAGATAGACATCAAAGAGCCGGTGATCATGGTCGGGGGTACTTCGCTGATCCAGGGACTGGTCAGGGCAATGGGTGAGCTTCTGCAGACTGAGATCGTTGTCCCGCACCACTCTCAGTACATCGGGTCGGTAGGGGCTGCACTCCTCTCGTCCGGATTTGTGGAGAAGAACTGA
- a CDS encoding methanogenesis marker 17 protein, with product MQTLEYFQVESTEPAGGELYRRIASTVITDHDILRVLDRLRIFIDPEVPIFIAVGITRTVPRNIIVNDFSGITYDGDKVILSIADETYLAPLLELLWKRFGKDRIVQPDRFTIEMHLSTEEREGIEEMVVADPTEGLFRDLIYTMQVICPEGFKVKRQSFQNGKFWFVASENTLQEDVTPLVEEQFAIMGGAA from the coding sequence ATGCAGACGCTGGAGTACTTTCAGGTTGAGTCGACCGAGCCGGCAGGTGGAGAACTATACCGCCGGATCGCCTCGACTGTGATCACAGACCATGACATCCTCCGGGTTCTGGACCGCCTGCGGATCTTCATCGATCCCGAGGTGCCGATCTTCATCGCGGTCGGAATCACCCGGACAGTCCCCCGCAATATCATTGTCAATGATTTTTCCGGGATTACATACGATGGCGACAAGGTCATCCTCTCGATCGCTGATGAGACCTACCTTGCCCCGCTCCTTGAGTTACTCTGGAAACGGTTTGGAAAAGACCGTATCGTGCAACCTGATCGGTTCACCATCGAGATGCACCTTAGCACCGAGGAGCGGGAGGGGATCGAAGAGATGGTGGTTGCAGATCCTACCGAGGGACTCTTCAGGGATCTCATCTACACCATGCAGGTGATCTGCCCTGAAGGCTTCAAGGTGAAGAGGCAGAGTTTCCAGAACGGAAAATTCTGGTTCGTTGCAAGTGAAAACACCCTTCAGGAGGATGTAACTCCCCTCGTTGAAGAGCAGTTTGCCATTATGGGAGGGGCAGCATGA